Proteins encoded together in one Chrysemys picta bellii isolate R12L10 chromosome 22, ASM1138683v2, whole genome shotgun sequence window:
- the ILF3 gene encoding interleukin enhancer-binding factor 3 isoform X10 codes for MRPMRIFVNDDRHVMAKHSAVYPTQEELEAVQNMVSHTERALKAVSDWIDEQEKVSGEQPEPEAMETAAEEENKEGGDQKAAEHLTRTLRGVMRVGLVAKGLLLKGDLDLELVLLCKEKPTTGLLDKVAENLGVQLATITEDKYEIIQSVSEAAIIIKNTQEPPLTLTIHLTSPVVREEMEKLLAGETLSVNDTPDVLDRQKCLAALASLRHAKWFQARANGLKSCVIVIRVLRDLCTRVPTWGPLRGWPLELLCEKSIGTANRPMGAGEALRRVLECLASGIVMPDGSGIYDPCEKEATDAIGHLDRQQREDITQSAQHALRLAAFGQLHKVLGMDPLPSKMPKKPKNENPVDYTVQIPPSTTYAITPMKRPMEEDGEEKSPSKKKKKIQKKEEKTEPPQAMNALMKLNQLKPGLQYKLVSQTGPVHAPIFTMSVEVDGSTFEASGPSKKTAKLHVAVKVLQDMGLPTGVEGKESGKGDESAEETEQKPVVVAPPPVVETISTPSAASPPSEQTSENVKQQGPILTKHGKNPVMELNEKRRGLKYELISETGGSHDKRFVMEVEVDGQKFQGAGSNKKVAKAYAALAALEKLFPDAPVAIEPNKKKRAPVPARGGPKFAVKHNPGFGMGGPMHNEVPPPPNLRGRGRGGNIRGRGRGRGGFGGGNHGGYMNAGAGYGSYGYGGNSATAGYSQFYSNGGHSGNTGSGGGGGGGGSSGYGSYYQGGDNYSSPVPPKHAGKKQQHGGQQKPSYGSGYQSHQGQQQQSYNQNQYSNYGPPQGKQKGYNHGQGNYSSYSNSYNSSGGGSDYNYESKFNYGGGSGRGGGGGNNYGSGGASYNTGSHSGYGGGSGGGGSSYQGGYSSQTNYSSPGSGQNYSGPPSSYQASQGGYGRNDHSMNYQYR; via the exons ATG CGACCGATGCGTATTTTTGTGAATGATGACCGCCACGTGATGGCAAAACATTCTGCTGTTTACCCAACTCAGGAAGAGTTGGAGGCAGTTCAGAACATGGTCTCCCATACAGAACGTGCTCTCAAAGCTGTATCTGACTGGATTGATGAACAGGAAAAAGTCAGTGGGGAGCAGCCAGAACCGGAGGCCATGGAAACAGCAgctgaagaagaaaacaaagaaggaGG GGATCAGAAGGCTGCCGAGCATCTGACTAGGACCCTTCGTGGAGTGATGCGCGTTGGGCTTGTAGCAAAAGGCCTGCTACTGAAGGGAGACTTGGATCTTGAGCTAGTTCTCCTGTGCAAAGAGAAACCCACAACTGGTCTCTTGGACAAAGTAGCTGAGAATCTTGGAGTACAGCTTGCT ACCATTACTGAAGATAAATATGAAATAATCCAGTCTGTGAGCGAAGCTGCAATTATCATTAAGAACACACAGGAGCCTCCATTGACGCTGACCATTCACTTGACATCCCCTGTTGTGAGAGAAGAAATGGAAAAACTGTTAGCTGGAG AAACGCTATCAGTCAACGACACCCCGGACGTTCTGGACAGGCAGAAATGCCTTGCTGCCTTGGCGTCACTCCGACACGCCAAGTGGTTCCAG GCCAGGGCTAATGGTCTGAAATCGTGCGTCATAGTCATCAGGGTGCTGAGAGATCTGTGTACTCGGGTTCCTACTTGGGGACCACTTAGAGGATGG CCTCTGGAGCTGCTGTGTGAAAAATCAATTGGAACAGCTAAtagaccaatgggagctggtgaGGCCCTGAGGAGAGTACTTGAATGTCTTGCATCAGGAATTGTTATGCCAG ATGGTTCTGGTATTTATGATCCTTGTGAAAAAGAAGCCACTGATGCTATTGGGCATCTAGACAGACAACAAAGGGAAGATATCACACAGAGTGCTCAG catgctctgagacttgctgcttttGGCCAGCTTCACAAAGTCTTGGGGATGGATCCCCTGCCTTCCAAGATGCCCAAGAAACCAAAGAACGAAAATCCAGTTGACTACACTG TCCAGATTCCCCCCAGTACCACATATGCCATCACTCCAATGAAGCGCCCTATGGAGGAGGATGGAGAGGAGAAGTCTcccagcaaaaagaaaaagaagattcAGAAAAAAG AGGAAAAAACTGAACCTCCCCAGGCTATGAATGCACTGATGAAATTAAATCAGCTAAAACCTGGTCTCCAGTACAAACTTGTGTCTCAGACTGGTCCAGTTCATGCTCCTATCTTTACTATGTCTGTGGAAGTCGATGGCAGCACGTTTGAGGCATCAGGACCTTCCAAAAAGACAGCCAAATTGCATGTGGCAGTAAAG GTGTTGCAGGATATGGGTTTACCCACAGGAGTGGAAGGCAAAGAGTCTGGAAAAGGAGATGAATCGGCAGAGGAAACAGAACAGAAACCAGTAGTTGTTGCTCCTCCTCCTGTAGTGGAAACTATCTCTACACCCagtgctgcttctcctccctcagAACAAACTTCAGAG AATGTGAAACAACAGGGACCAATCCTGACGAAGCATGGCAAGAATCCAGTGATGGAACTCAATGAGAAGAGGCGTGGTCTAAAATACGAACTGATTTCAGAAACAGGCGGTAGCCATGACAAGCGCTTTGTCATGGAG GTTGAGGTTGATGGGCAGAAATTTCAAGGAGCTGGCTCAAACAAAAAAGTGGCGAAAGCCTACGCTGCTTTAGCTGCCCTAGAGAAGCTGTTTCCCGATGCTCCCGTTGCTATTGAGCCCAATAAGAAGAAAAGAGCCCCTGTACCTGCAAGGGGAGGACCCAAGTTTGCAGTAAAG CATAATCCAGGTTTTGGAATGGGAGGCCCCATGCACAATGAAGTGCCACCTCCCCCAAATCTGCGTGGACGTGGTAGAGGAGGCAACATCAGAGGCCGTGGAAGAGGCAGAGGTGGATTTGGTGGTGGCAATCATGGTGGCTATATGAATGCTG GAGCCGGATACGGAAGCTATGGTTATGGAGGAAATTCTGCAACAGCAGGCTATA GCCAGTTTTATAGCAATGGTGGTCACTCCGGCAACACAGGAAGTGGTGGAGGTGGTGGCGGCGGGGGCTCCTCTGGGTATGGATCCTACTACCAAGGTGGTGACAACTACAGCTCACCCGTTCCACCCAAACATGCGGGAAAGAAGCAGCAGCACGGAGGACAGCAAAAACCTTCCTATGGGTCAGGGTATCAGTCCCACCAAGGCCAGCAACAGCAGTCCTACAACCAGAATCAGTACAGCAATTACGGCCCTCCACAAGGCAAACAAAAAGGATATAATCACGGACAAGGCAACTACTCTTCTTACTCTAATTCCTACAACTCCTCTGGCGGAGGATCGGACTACAACTACGAGAGCAAATTCA ATTACGGTGGCGGCAGTGGCCGTGGTGGAGGTGGAGGAAATAACTATGGGTCAGGAGGTGCCTCATACAATACTGGTTCACACAGCGGCTATGGGGGAGgatctgggggaggagggtcgTCTTACCAAG GTGGATATTCTTCTCAGACTAACTACAGCTCTCCCGGTTCAGGCCAGAATTACAGCGGACCCCCAAGTTCCTACCAAGCTTCCCAAGGCGGCTACGGCAGAAACGATCACAGCATGAATTATCAGTACAGATAA
- the ILF3 gene encoding interleukin enhancer-binding factor 3 isoform X11, with product MRPMRIFVNDDRHVMAKHSAVYPTQEELEAVQNMVSHTERALKAVSDWIDEQEKVSGEQPEPEAMETAAEEENKEGGDQKAAEHLTRTLRGVMRVGLVAKGLLLKGDLDLELVLLCKEKPTTGLLDKVAENLGVQLATITEDKYEIIQSVSEAAIIIKNTQEPPLTLTIHLTSPVVREEMEKLLAGETLSVNDTPDVLDRQKCLAALASLRHAKWFQARANGLKSCVIVIRVLRDLCTRVPTWGPLRGWPLELLCEKSIGTANRPMGAGEALRRVLECLASGIVMPDGSGIYDPCEKEATDAIGHLDRQQREDITQSAQHALRLAAFGQLHKVLGMDPLPSKMPKKPKNENPVDYTVQIPPSTTYAITPMKRPMEEDGEEKSPSKKKKKIQKKEEKTEPPQAMNALMKLNQLKPGLQYKLVSQTGPVHAPIFTMSVEVDGSTFEASGPSKKTAKLHVAVKVLQDMGLPTGVEGKESGKGDESAEETEQKPVVVAPPPVVETISTPSAASPPSEQTSEGPILTKHGKNPVMELNEKRRGLKYELISETGGSHDKRFVMEVEVDGQKFQGAGSNKKVAKAYAALAALEKLFPDAPVAIEPNKKKRAPVPARGGPKFAVKQHNPGFGMGGPMHNEVPPPPNLRGRGRGGNIRGRGRGRGGFGGGNHGGYMNAGAGYGSYGYGGNSATAGYSQFYSNGGHSGNTGSGGGGGGGGSSGYGSYYQGGDNYSSPVPPKHAGKKQQHGGQQKPSYGSGYQSHQGQQQQSYNQNQYSNYGPPQGKQKGYNHGQGNYSSYSNSYNSSGGGSDYNYESKFNYGGGSGRGGGGGNNYGSGGASYNTGSHSGYGGGSGGGGSSYQGKQGGYSSQTNYSSPGSGQNYSGPPSSYQASQGGYGRNDHSMNYQYR from the exons ATG CGACCGATGCGTATTTTTGTGAATGATGACCGCCACGTGATGGCAAAACATTCTGCTGTTTACCCAACTCAGGAAGAGTTGGAGGCAGTTCAGAACATGGTCTCCCATACAGAACGTGCTCTCAAAGCTGTATCTGACTGGATTGATGAACAGGAAAAAGTCAGTGGGGAGCAGCCAGAACCGGAGGCCATGGAAACAGCAgctgaagaagaaaacaaagaaggaGG GGATCAGAAGGCTGCCGAGCATCTGACTAGGACCCTTCGTGGAGTGATGCGCGTTGGGCTTGTAGCAAAAGGCCTGCTACTGAAGGGAGACTTGGATCTTGAGCTAGTTCTCCTGTGCAAAGAGAAACCCACAACTGGTCTCTTGGACAAAGTAGCTGAGAATCTTGGAGTACAGCTTGCT ACCATTACTGAAGATAAATATGAAATAATCCAGTCTGTGAGCGAAGCTGCAATTATCATTAAGAACACACAGGAGCCTCCATTGACGCTGACCATTCACTTGACATCCCCTGTTGTGAGAGAAGAAATGGAAAAACTGTTAGCTGGAG AAACGCTATCAGTCAACGACACCCCGGACGTTCTGGACAGGCAGAAATGCCTTGCTGCCTTGGCGTCACTCCGACACGCCAAGTGGTTCCAG GCCAGGGCTAATGGTCTGAAATCGTGCGTCATAGTCATCAGGGTGCTGAGAGATCTGTGTACTCGGGTTCCTACTTGGGGACCACTTAGAGGATGG CCTCTGGAGCTGCTGTGTGAAAAATCAATTGGAACAGCTAAtagaccaatgggagctggtgaGGCCCTGAGGAGAGTACTTGAATGTCTTGCATCAGGAATTGTTATGCCAG ATGGTTCTGGTATTTATGATCCTTGTGAAAAAGAAGCCACTGATGCTATTGGGCATCTAGACAGACAACAAAGGGAAGATATCACACAGAGTGCTCAG catgctctgagacttgctgcttttGGCCAGCTTCACAAAGTCTTGGGGATGGATCCCCTGCCTTCCAAGATGCCCAAGAAACCAAAGAACGAAAATCCAGTTGACTACACTG TCCAGATTCCCCCCAGTACCACATATGCCATCACTCCAATGAAGCGCCCTATGGAGGAGGATGGAGAGGAGAAGTCTcccagcaaaaagaaaaagaagattcAGAAAAAAG AGGAAAAAACTGAACCTCCCCAGGCTATGAATGCACTGATGAAATTAAATCAGCTAAAACCTGGTCTCCAGTACAAACTTGTGTCTCAGACTGGTCCAGTTCATGCTCCTATCTTTACTATGTCTGTGGAAGTCGATGGCAGCACGTTTGAGGCATCAGGACCTTCCAAAAAGACAGCCAAATTGCATGTGGCAGTAAAG GTGTTGCAGGATATGGGTTTACCCACAGGAGTGGAAGGCAAAGAGTCTGGAAAAGGAGATGAATCGGCAGAGGAAACAGAACAGAAACCAGTAGTTGTTGCTCCTCCTCCTGTAGTGGAAACTATCTCTACACCCagtgctgcttctcctccctcagAACAAACTTCAGAG GGACCAATCCTGACGAAGCATGGCAAGAATCCAGTGATGGAACTCAATGAGAAGAGGCGTGGTCTAAAATACGAACTGATTTCAGAAACAGGCGGTAGCCATGACAAGCGCTTTGTCATGGAG GTTGAGGTTGATGGGCAGAAATTTCAAGGAGCTGGCTCAAACAAAAAAGTGGCGAAAGCCTACGCTGCTTTAGCTGCCCTAGAGAAGCTGTTTCCCGATGCTCCCGTTGCTATTGAGCCCAATAAGAAGAAAAGAGCCCCTGTACCTGCAAGGGGAGGACCCAAGTTTGCAGTAAAG CAGCATAATCCAGGTTTTGGAATGGGAGGCCCCATGCACAATGAAGTGCCACCTCCCCCAAATCTGCGTGGACGTGGTAGAGGAGGCAACATCAGAGGCCGTGGAAGAGGCAGAGGTGGATTTGGTGGTGGCAATCATGGTGGCTATATGAATGCTG GAGCCGGATACGGAAGCTATGGTTATGGAGGAAATTCTGCAACAGCAGGCTATA GCCAGTTTTATAGCAATGGTGGTCACTCCGGCAACACAGGAAGTGGTGGAGGTGGTGGCGGCGGGGGCTCCTCTGGGTATGGATCCTACTACCAAGGTGGTGACAACTACAGCTCACCCGTTCCACCCAAACATGCGGGAAAGAAGCAGCAGCACGGAGGACAGCAAAAACCTTCCTATGGGTCAGGGTATCAGTCCCACCAAGGCCAGCAACAGCAGTCCTACAACCAGAATCAGTACAGCAATTACGGCCCTCCACAAGGCAAACAAAAAGGATATAATCACGGACAAGGCAACTACTCTTCTTACTCTAATTCCTACAACTCCTCTGGCGGAGGATCGGACTACAACTACGAGAGCAAATTCA ATTACGGTGGCGGCAGTGGCCGTGGTGGAGGTGGAGGAAATAACTATGGGTCAGGAGGTGCCTCATACAATACTGGTTCACACAGCGGCTATGGGGGAGgatctgggggaggagggtcgTCTTACCAAGGTAAGCAAG GTGGATATTCTTCTCAGACTAACTACAGCTCTCCCGGTTCAGGCCAGAATTACAGCGGACCCCCAAGTTCCTACCAAGCTTCCCAAGGCGGCTACGGCAGAAACGATCACAGCATGAATTATCAGTACAGATAA
- the ILF3 gene encoding interleukin enhancer-binding factor 3 isoform X16: protein MRPMRIFVNDDRHVMAKHSAVYPTQEELEAVQNMVSHTERALKAVSDWIDEQEKVSGEQPEPEAMETAAEEENKEGGDQKAAEHLTRTLRGVMRVGLVAKGLLLKGDLDLELVLLCKEKPTTGLLDKVAENLGVQLATITEDKYEIIQSVSEAAIIIKNTQEPPLTLTIHLTSPVVREEMEKLLAGETLSVNDTPDVLDRQKCLAALASLRHAKWFQARANGLKSCVIVIRVLRDLCTRVPTWGPLRGWPLELLCEKSIGTANRPMGAGEALRRVLECLASGIVMPDGSGIYDPCEKEATDAIGHLDRQQREDITQSAQHALRLAAFGQLHKVLGMDPLPSKMPKKPKNENPVDYTVQIPPSTTYAITPMKRPMEEDGEEKSPSKKKKKIQKKEEKTEPPQAMNALMKLNQLKPGLQYKLVSQTGPVHAPIFTMSVEVDGSTFEASGPSKKTAKLHVAVKVLQDMGLPTGVEGKESGKGDESAEETEQKPVVVAPPPVVETISTPSAASPPSEQTSEGPILTKHGKNPVMELNEKRRGLKYELISETGGSHDKRFVMEVEVDGQKFQGAGSNKKVAKAYAALAALEKLFPDAPVAIEPNKKKRAPVPARGGPKFAVKHNPGFGMGGPMHNEVPPPPNLRGRGRGGNIRGRGRGRGGFGGGNHGGYMNAGAGYGSYGYGGNSATAGYSDFFTDCYGYHDFGSS, encoded by the exons ATG CGACCGATGCGTATTTTTGTGAATGATGACCGCCACGTGATGGCAAAACATTCTGCTGTTTACCCAACTCAGGAAGAGTTGGAGGCAGTTCAGAACATGGTCTCCCATACAGAACGTGCTCTCAAAGCTGTATCTGACTGGATTGATGAACAGGAAAAAGTCAGTGGGGAGCAGCCAGAACCGGAGGCCATGGAAACAGCAgctgaagaagaaaacaaagaaggaGG GGATCAGAAGGCTGCCGAGCATCTGACTAGGACCCTTCGTGGAGTGATGCGCGTTGGGCTTGTAGCAAAAGGCCTGCTACTGAAGGGAGACTTGGATCTTGAGCTAGTTCTCCTGTGCAAAGAGAAACCCACAACTGGTCTCTTGGACAAAGTAGCTGAGAATCTTGGAGTACAGCTTGCT ACCATTACTGAAGATAAATATGAAATAATCCAGTCTGTGAGCGAAGCTGCAATTATCATTAAGAACACACAGGAGCCTCCATTGACGCTGACCATTCACTTGACATCCCCTGTTGTGAGAGAAGAAATGGAAAAACTGTTAGCTGGAG AAACGCTATCAGTCAACGACACCCCGGACGTTCTGGACAGGCAGAAATGCCTTGCTGCCTTGGCGTCACTCCGACACGCCAAGTGGTTCCAG GCCAGGGCTAATGGTCTGAAATCGTGCGTCATAGTCATCAGGGTGCTGAGAGATCTGTGTACTCGGGTTCCTACTTGGGGACCACTTAGAGGATGG CCTCTGGAGCTGCTGTGTGAAAAATCAATTGGAACAGCTAAtagaccaatgggagctggtgaGGCCCTGAGGAGAGTACTTGAATGTCTTGCATCAGGAATTGTTATGCCAG ATGGTTCTGGTATTTATGATCCTTGTGAAAAAGAAGCCACTGATGCTATTGGGCATCTAGACAGACAACAAAGGGAAGATATCACACAGAGTGCTCAG catgctctgagacttgctgcttttGGCCAGCTTCACAAAGTCTTGGGGATGGATCCCCTGCCTTCCAAGATGCCCAAGAAACCAAAGAACGAAAATCCAGTTGACTACACTG TCCAGATTCCCCCCAGTACCACATATGCCATCACTCCAATGAAGCGCCCTATGGAGGAGGATGGAGAGGAGAAGTCTcccagcaaaaagaaaaagaagattcAGAAAAAAG AGGAAAAAACTGAACCTCCCCAGGCTATGAATGCACTGATGAAATTAAATCAGCTAAAACCTGGTCTCCAGTACAAACTTGTGTCTCAGACTGGTCCAGTTCATGCTCCTATCTTTACTATGTCTGTGGAAGTCGATGGCAGCACGTTTGAGGCATCAGGACCTTCCAAAAAGACAGCCAAATTGCATGTGGCAGTAAAG GTGTTGCAGGATATGGGTTTACCCACAGGAGTGGAAGGCAAAGAGTCTGGAAAAGGAGATGAATCGGCAGAGGAAACAGAACAGAAACCAGTAGTTGTTGCTCCTCCTCCTGTAGTGGAAACTATCTCTACACCCagtgctgcttctcctccctcagAACAAACTTCAGAG GGACCAATCCTGACGAAGCATGGCAAGAATCCAGTGATGGAACTCAATGAGAAGAGGCGTGGTCTAAAATACGAACTGATTTCAGAAACAGGCGGTAGCCATGACAAGCGCTTTGTCATGGAG GTTGAGGTTGATGGGCAGAAATTTCAAGGAGCTGGCTCAAACAAAAAAGTGGCGAAAGCCTACGCTGCTTTAGCTGCCCTAGAGAAGCTGTTTCCCGATGCTCCCGTTGCTATTGAGCCCAATAAGAAGAAAAGAGCCCCTGTACCTGCAAGGGGAGGACCCAAGTTTGCAGTAAAG CATAATCCAGGTTTTGGAATGGGAGGCCCCATGCACAATGAAGTGCCACCTCCCCCAAATCTGCGTGGACGTGGTAGAGGAGGCAACATCAGAGGCCGTGGAAGAGGCAGAGGTGGATTTGGTGGTGGCAATCATGGTGGCTATATGAATGCTG GAGCCGGATACGGAAGCTATGGTTATGGAGGAAATTCTGCAACAGCAGGCTATA GTGACTTTTTCACAGACTGCTACGGCTATCATGATTTTGGGTCTTCCTAG
- the ILF3 gene encoding interleukin enhancer-binding factor 3 isoform X6 — protein MRPMRIFVNDDRHVMAKHSAVYPTQEELEAVQNMVSHTERALKAVSDWIDEQEKVSGEQPEPEAMETAAEEENKEGGDQKAAEHLTRTLRGVMRVGLVAKGLLLKGDLDLELVLLCKEKPTTGLLDKVAENLGVQLATITEDKYEIIQSVSEAAIIIKNTQEPPLTLTIHLTSPVVREEMEKLLAGETLSVNDTPDVLDRQKCLAALASLRHAKWFQARANGLKSCVIVIRVLRDLCTRVPTWGPLRGWPLELLCEKSIGTANRPMGAGEALRRVLECLASGIVMPDGSGIYDPCEKEATDAIGHLDRQQREDITQSAQHALRLAAFGQLHKVLGMDPLPSKMPKKPKNENPVDYTVQIPPSTTYAITPMKRPMEEDGEEKSPSKKKKKIQKKEEKTEPPQAMNALMKLNQLKPGLQYKLVSQTGPVHAPIFTMSVEVDGSTFEASGPSKKTAKLHVAVKVLQDMGLPTGVEGKESGKGDESAEETEQKPVVVAPPPVVETISTPSAASPPSEQTSENVKQQGPILTKHGKNPVMELNEKRRGLKYELISETGGSHDKRFVMEVEVDGQKFQGAGSNKKVAKAYAALAALEKLFPDAPVAIEPNKKKRAPVPARGGPKFAVKQHNPGFGMGGPMHNEVPPPPNLRGRGRGGNIRGRGRGRGGFGGGNHGGYMNAGAGYGSYGYGGNSATAGYSQFYSNGGHSGNTGSGGGGGGGGSSGYGSYYQGGDNYSSPVPPKHAGKKQQHGGQQKPSYGSGYQSHQGQQQQSYNQNQYSNYGPPQGKQKGYNHGQGNYSSYSNSYNSSGGGSDYNYESKFNYGGGSGRGGGGGNNYGSGGASYNTGSHSGYGGGSGGGGSSYQGKQGGYSSQTNYSSPGSGQNYSGPPSSYQASQGGYGRNDHSMNYQYR, from the exons ATG CGACCGATGCGTATTTTTGTGAATGATGACCGCCACGTGATGGCAAAACATTCTGCTGTTTACCCAACTCAGGAAGAGTTGGAGGCAGTTCAGAACATGGTCTCCCATACAGAACGTGCTCTCAAAGCTGTATCTGACTGGATTGATGAACAGGAAAAAGTCAGTGGGGAGCAGCCAGAACCGGAGGCCATGGAAACAGCAgctgaagaagaaaacaaagaaggaGG GGATCAGAAGGCTGCCGAGCATCTGACTAGGACCCTTCGTGGAGTGATGCGCGTTGGGCTTGTAGCAAAAGGCCTGCTACTGAAGGGAGACTTGGATCTTGAGCTAGTTCTCCTGTGCAAAGAGAAACCCACAACTGGTCTCTTGGACAAAGTAGCTGAGAATCTTGGAGTACAGCTTGCT ACCATTACTGAAGATAAATATGAAATAATCCAGTCTGTGAGCGAAGCTGCAATTATCATTAAGAACACACAGGAGCCTCCATTGACGCTGACCATTCACTTGACATCCCCTGTTGTGAGAGAAGAAATGGAAAAACTGTTAGCTGGAG AAACGCTATCAGTCAACGACACCCCGGACGTTCTGGACAGGCAGAAATGCCTTGCTGCCTTGGCGTCACTCCGACACGCCAAGTGGTTCCAG GCCAGGGCTAATGGTCTGAAATCGTGCGTCATAGTCATCAGGGTGCTGAGAGATCTGTGTACTCGGGTTCCTACTTGGGGACCACTTAGAGGATGG CCTCTGGAGCTGCTGTGTGAAAAATCAATTGGAACAGCTAAtagaccaatgggagctggtgaGGCCCTGAGGAGAGTACTTGAATGTCTTGCATCAGGAATTGTTATGCCAG ATGGTTCTGGTATTTATGATCCTTGTGAAAAAGAAGCCACTGATGCTATTGGGCATCTAGACAGACAACAAAGGGAAGATATCACACAGAGTGCTCAG catgctctgagacttgctgcttttGGCCAGCTTCACAAAGTCTTGGGGATGGATCCCCTGCCTTCCAAGATGCCCAAGAAACCAAAGAACGAAAATCCAGTTGACTACACTG TCCAGATTCCCCCCAGTACCACATATGCCATCACTCCAATGAAGCGCCCTATGGAGGAGGATGGAGAGGAGAAGTCTcccagcaaaaagaaaaagaagattcAGAAAAAAG AGGAAAAAACTGAACCTCCCCAGGCTATGAATGCACTGATGAAATTAAATCAGCTAAAACCTGGTCTCCAGTACAAACTTGTGTCTCAGACTGGTCCAGTTCATGCTCCTATCTTTACTATGTCTGTGGAAGTCGATGGCAGCACGTTTGAGGCATCAGGACCTTCCAAAAAGACAGCCAAATTGCATGTGGCAGTAAAG GTGTTGCAGGATATGGGTTTACCCACAGGAGTGGAAGGCAAAGAGTCTGGAAAAGGAGATGAATCGGCAGAGGAAACAGAACAGAAACCAGTAGTTGTTGCTCCTCCTCCTGTAGTGGAAACTATCTCTACACCCagtgctgcttctcctccctcagAACAAACTTCAGAG AATGTGAAACAACAGGGACCAATCCTGACGAAGCATGGCAAGAATCCAGTGATGGAACTCAATGAGAAGAGGCGTGGTCTAAAATACGAACTGATTTCAGAAACAGGCGGTAGCCATGACAAGCGCTTTGTCATGGAG GTTGAGGTTGATGGGCAGAAATTTCAAGGAGCTGGCTCAAACAAAAAAGTGGCGAAAGCCTACGCTGCTTTAGCTGCCCTAGAGAAGCTGTTTCCCGATGCTCCCGTTGCTATTGAGCCCAATAAGAAGAAAAGAGCCCCTGTACCTGCAAGGGGAGGACCCAAGTTTGCAGTAAAG CAGCATAATCCAGGTTTTGGAATGGGAGGCCCCATGCACAATGAAGTGCCACCTCCCCCAAATCTGCGTGGACGTGGTAGAGGAGGCAACATCAGAGGCCGTGGAAGAGGCAGAGGTGGATTTGGTGGTGGCAATCATGGTGGCTATATGAATGCTG GAGCCGGATACGGAAGCTATGGTTATGGAGGAAATTCTGCAACAGCAGGCTATA GCCAGTTTTATAGCAATGGTGGTCACTCCGGCAACACAGGAAGTGGTGGAGGTGGTGGCGGCGGGGGCTCCTCTGGGTATGGATCCTACTACCAAGGTGGTGACAACTACAGCTCACCCGTTCCACCCAAACATGCGGGAAAGAAGCAGCAGCACGGAGGACAGCAAAAACCTTCCTATGGGTCAGGGTATCAGTCCCACCAAGGCCAGCAACAGCAGTCCTACAACCAGAATCAGTACAGCAATTACGGCCCTCCACAAGGCAAACAAAAAGGATATAATCACGGACAAGGCAACTACTCTTCTTACTCTAATTCCTACAACTCCTCTGGCGGAGGATCGGACTACAACTACGAGAGCAAATTCA ATTACGGTGGCGGCAGTGGCCGTGGTGGAGGTGGAGGAAATAACTATGGGTCAGGAGGTGCCTCATACAATACTGGTTCACACAGCGGCTATGGGGGAGgatctgggggaggagggtcgTCTTACCAAGGTAAGCAAG GTGGATATTCTTCTCAGACTAACTACAGCTCTCCCGGTTCAGGCCAGAATTACAGCGGACCCCCAAGTTCCTACCAAGCTTCCCAAGGCGGCTACGGCAGAAACGATCACAGCATGAATTATCAGTACAGATAA